From Aquificota bacterium, one genomic window encodes:
- a CDS encoding BamA/TamA family outer membrane protein: MLLILIMLLPIIAFGEVVIISNFPLRKSNLEKVINLENYRDMVEIIKHVDDVKDVYLMEEEGRIVIYIERYPIIRRIHIKGNMAVAKEEILSYLGFYEGMPIRGPEFNEMDLQTRIKRLYMDKGFLDASVGVTMEEDKDGYVDLYIGIDEGPIYFTESGVYKGSSYDPSLLDSKIGLVKGRVFKEGLFRESIFSLQDFYTKEGYWDSFVYYEGVEKLKLSKPFYSVLAPMDKRLTKNPLKVLGSISEGISNLFSHPIGTLKALIGRGYVARPVFQIIEGKKYKLSFEGTSFFTQQDLTDISELEKKGVDPFSLEEAKENIIKAYHRKGFFDVEVYYEVKEGQISFRVKEGERYKAVGTVLDGEFYDEDRLEQLLKMELERLMEEGYTLAEGRINKEVFKEEKKVKVSLDIKPGKRQILKDFVYDGHNQEIKKIFSRHEEKLPAIFNSQLVESLNLNIQNYFLKKGFMEGDFETQVKLEEDDKNIYYAYIYTVNEGPVYKLGETIYYGYKNTTSRELSYMTEKAVNYSESLNDKTLHNMLNSGIFTGVYIDTFVDKNKKTVHRLIQLSEDKRGILDFSLGYNTEEKISLEAFLGMKNIFGIGLSSGLKYRKTGKRKLYDITLEDRFIFSSRYWFKADAFKNYEEHKSYNLDSRGFNLQLGYRITGNTSVGPVFSLLNNQVNGQSFYIKKYGIFLIREFKDDLFSPNRIHYDSLNLSFAEGDAKYTKFDLSTFYLIPLKRNFKLSFKVAGGVVSQKAPIFERFFLGGLRDLRGYSFEEIGQPNGGRYYAFGRLELMFPIKGSFVGVIFGDSGSVGDKLEDLSKSIKSDFGGGIGINTPIGPIRLDVAFPFDRDWIKKYKVYLSVGYYY; this comes from the coding sequence GGCAGTTGCAAAAGAAGAAATACTTTCTTACCTTGGCTTTTATGAGGGCATGCCTATCCGTGGACCAGAGTTTAATGAGATGGACTTACAAACAAGGATAAAAAGGTTATACATGGACAAGGGATTTTTGGATGCATCCGTTGGTGTTACTATGGAAGAAGATAAGGATGGTTATGTGGACCTTTACATAGGGATAGATGAAGGTCCAATTTATTTTACAGAAAGTGGAGTGTATAAAGGTTCAAGCTACGACCCATCCCTTTTGGACTCAAAGATAGGCTTGGTTAAGGGTAGGGTTTTTAAGGAAGGTTTATTTAGAGAAAGTATATTCTCCCTTCAGGACTTTTATACAAAAGAAGGCTATTGGGACAGTTTTGTGTATTATGAAGGCGTTGAAAAACTTAAACTAAGCAAGCCTTTTTACTCTGTGCTTGCTCCAATGGATAAAAGGCTTACCAAAAACCCGCTTAAGGTCCTTGGGTCTATATCGGAGGGCATATCAAACCTTTTTAGCCATCCCATAGGAACATTAAAAGCTTTGATAGGTAGAGGTTATGTAGCCAGGCCTGTATTTCAGATAATTGAAGGGAAAAAGTATAAGCTCAGCTTTGAGGGTACAAGCTTTTTTACACAACAAGACCTAACCGACATAAGCGAGCTTGAAAAGAAAGGCGTTGATCCTTTTTCTTTGGAAGAGGCAAAAGAAAACATAATTAAAGCCTATCATAGAAAGGGCTTTTTTGATGTGGAGGTTTATTATGAAGTTAAGGAGGGACAGATAAGCTTTAGGGTAAAAGAAGGGGAAAGGTATAAGGCCGTAGGTACGGTGCTTGATGGAGAGTTTTACGATGAAGATAGGTTAGAACAATTGTTAAAAATGGAGCTTGAACGCCTTATGGAAGAAGGCTATACATTAGCGGAAGGACGAATAAACAAAGAAGTTTTTAAGGAGGAAAAGAAGGTAAAAGTTAGCTTGGATATAAAACCTGGAAAAAGGCAAATACTTAAAGACTTTGTATATGACGGCCACAATCAAGAAATCAAAAAGATATTTTCAAGGCATGAAGAAAAACTTCCTGCCATATTCAACTCACAACTTGTGGAGTCTTTAAACTTGAATATACAAAATTATTTTCTTAAAAAGGGTTTTATGGAAGGCGATTTTGAAACACAGGTAAAATTGGAAGAGGATGACAAAAACATCTATTACGCATACATATACACAGTAAATGAGGGGCCTGTTTATAAATTGGGAGAGACCATATACTATGGATACAAAAACACCACTTCCCGTGAGCTTTCTTATATGACTGAAAAGGCAGTAAATTACTCTGAAAGTTTAAACGATAAAACATTACATAACATGTTGAATAGTGGAATATTTACTGGTGTATATATAGATACTTTCGTTGATAAAAACAAAAAAACTGTACACAGGCTCATACAATTATCCGAAGACAAAAGAGGTATACTGGATTTTTCATTAGGATACAATACAGAAGAAAAAATTTCCTTAGAGGCATTCCTTGGTATGAAAAATATCTTTGGAATAGGGCTGTCCTCGGGTTTAAAATACAGAAAAACTGGTAAAAGAAAGCTTTATGATATAACACTTGAGGATAGGTTTATCTTTTCAAGTAGATACTGGTTTAAAGCCGACGCTTTCAAAAACTATGAAGAACATAAAAGCTACAATTTGGATTCTCGTGGTTTCAATCTACAGTTGGGCTATAGGATAACGGGCAATACATCCGTAGGACCAGTTTTTAGCCTTTTGAACAACCAGGTGAACGGGCAAAGCTTTTATATAAAAAAGTATGGTATTTTCTTAATAAGGGAGTTTAAAGATGACCTATTTTCTCCCAATAGGATTCATTACGATAGTTTAAACTTAAGCTTTGCAGAAGGCGATGCAAAATACACAAAGTTTGATCTATCCACCTTTTACCTAATACCATTAAAAAGGAACTTTAAGCTAAGCTTTAAGGTGGCTGGTGGTGTTGTAAGTCAAAAGGCACCTATATTTGAAAGGTTTTTCTTAGGTGGTTTAAGGGATCTTAGGGGCTATTCCTTTGAAGAGATAGGACAACCCAATGGCGGTAGATACTATGCCTTTGGCAGACTTGAGCTTATGTTCCCTATAAAGGGTTCTTTTGTGGGTGTAATCTTTGGCGACAGTGGAAGCGTGGGAGATAAGTTAGAAGACCTTTCAAAAAGTATAAAGTCTGACTTTGGTGGTGGCATTGGAATAAATACTCCAATAGGCCCTATTAGGCTGGATGTAGCCTTTCCCTTTGATAGGGATTGGATTAAAAAGTATAAGGTCTACCTGTCTGTAGGCTACTATTACTAA
- the coxB gene encoding cytochrome c oxidase subunit II has protein sequence MKEILAYPANYWQTMYEIWLLVSVVIYLVVFIPGAYFLIKYRYKKGVNEKAQHVHESKALEILWTIIPTIVVIYLATQSFAFYKVQRNAPEKSMEIKVTAFMWGWEFEYPNGKKVYSFFNSVVNPENNAYLKPEEVNDMFKAYLPAETPIKVLLTSKDVIHSFYVHPAKAMEDVVPGRITHMWFQINKPGEYWVFCREYCGTQHSKMAAVLKVVPKEEFEKWLNQGTQTSQESNKKNL, from the coding sequence ATGAAGGAAATCTTAGCTTATCCTGCCAACTATTGGCAGACCATGTATGAAATATGGCTCCTTGTTTCAGTGGTTATCTATCTAGTGGTATTTATACCTGGTGCCTACTTTTTGATCAAGTATCGTTATAAAAAGGGTGTTAATGAGAAGGCACAGCATGTACACGAAAGCAAAGCCCTTGAAATACTTTGGACCATAATACCGACCATAGTGGTTATATACCTTGCCACCCAAAGCTTTGCCTTTTATAAAGTTCAAAGAAACGCTCCAGAAAAGTCTATGGAGATTAAGGTAACTGCCTTTATGTGGGGCTGGGAATTTGAATATCCAAACGGCAAAAAGGTATATTCCTTCTTTAACAGTGTGGTCAATCCAGAGAATAATGCTTACCTAAAACCAGAAGAAGTTAACGACATGTTCAAGGCTTATCTGCCCGCAGAAACGCCCATAAAGGTCCTACTCACATCCAAAGATGTTATACACTCCTTCTATGTTCATCCAGCAAAGGCTATGGAAGACGTTGTACCAGGTAGGATTACCCACATGTGGTTCCAGATAAACAAGCCTGGAGAGTATTGGGTCTTCTGTAGGGAATACTGCGGAACACAGCATTCAAAGATGGCTGCAGTTTTGAAGGTTGTGCCAAAGGAAGAGTTTGAAAAGTGGTTAAACCAAGGCACACAAACAAGCCAAGAATCTAATAAAAAAAACCTTTAA
- a CDS encoding cbb3-type cytochrome c oxidase subunit I, with amino-acid sequence MAAVGYKPYFSAGLKEWIFTTDHKKIGIMYGMTSIIFFLIAGLSALAIRLELFQPGLQYMSEDTYNQALTVHGVLMQFWWAVAIWGSFGNYLLPLMIGARDVAFPRLNALSYWLFFAASVLALITLLPGNHIRMMWTGYPPFSLNENAGPVAFYALIIHLLGASSLASAINLVVTNLTMRAPGITLKKMNLFLHAFLAMNVIQILGVPALAGAVTMLLMDKYFHTAFFDPTRGGDPLLYQNLFWFYSHPVVYVMILPAFGLISEMVATFSRREIFGRTSMIIAIWGIAILGFMVWIHHMFTSGVPDWIRIIFSYTTVLIGVPTGIKIFNWIFTLYKGSIRFTAPMLYTLSAIFMFLIGGLTGIPLGLPAFDVAVHDSHFVVAHFHYVLGMALTLAVFGGFHYWYPKITGRMYSELWAKIGLVIIMIGSNMFYFLQFIVGLEGMPRRYADYPPIDSWIKLHELQTIGAMILGFGVFVALLNLILSTKLGKKAEDNPWQSPSLEWLIPSPPPPHNFDKIPHMPEDWDPYNYEWLDKHHKK; translated from the coding sequence ATGGCAGCAGTAGGTTATAAGCCGTACTTTAGTGCGGGCCTTAAGGAATGGATCTTTACCACAGACCACAAAAAAATAGGCATAATGTACGGTATGACAAGCATCATATTCTTCCTAATAGCTGGTCTTTCTGCCCTTGCCATAAGGTTAGAACTTTTCCAGCCTGGCCTTCAATACATGTCTGAAGATACCTACAATCAAGCTTTAACTGTGCACGGTGTTCTAATGCAGTTTTGGTGGGCAGTTGCCATATGGGGTTCCTTTGGAAACTATCTTCTACCACTTATGATAGGTGCAAGGGACGTAGCCTTCCCGAGGCTCAACGCACTTAGCTATTGGTTATTCTTCGCCGCAAGCGTGCTTGCTCTTATCACCCTGCTACCTGGCAACCATATAAGGATGATGTGGACAGGATATCCGCCTTTTTCTCTCAATGAAAATGCTGGTCCTGTGGCCTTTTATGCTCTAATAATACACCTTCTTGGTGCCTCCTCTTTGGCAAGCGCCATAAACCTGGTGGTAACAAACCTTACCATGAGGGCACCCGGTATAACCCTAAAGAAGATGAACCTTTTCTTGCATGCCTTTTTGGCTATGAACGTAATACAGATACTTGGCGTGCCAGCTCTTGCTGGTGCAGTTACCATGCTTCTTATGGATAAGTATTTCCACACTGCCTTCTTTGATCCTACAAGGGGTGGAGACCCGCTTCTCTACCAAAACCTCTTCTGGTTTTATTCTCACCCAGTTGTTTATGTTATGATCCTACCAGCCTTTGGTCTTATATCCGAGATGGTAGCCACCTTCTCAAGAAGGGAAATCTTTGGAAGAACTTCTATGATAATCGCCATATGGGGCATAGCCATACTAGGCTTTATGGTTTGGATACATCACATGTTTACCAGTGGTGTGCCAGACTGGATAAGGATAATCTTCTCTTACACAACCGTCCTTATAGGTGTGCCAACCGGTATAAAGATATTTAACTGGATATTTACCCTTTATAAGGGTTCTATTAGATTTACCGCTCCCATGCTCTATACCCTCTCCGCCATCTTCATGTTCCTTATAGGTGGTCTTACTGGTATACCATTGGGCCTTCCAGCCTTTGATGTGGCTGTGCATGATTCCCACTTTGTAGTAGCCCACTTCCACTACGTGCTTGGGATGGCTCTCACTCTTGCAGTTTTTGGTGGTTTCCATTACTGGTATCCCAAGATAACTGGCAGGATGTACAGCGAGCTTTGGGCAAAAATAGGCCTTGTGATTATAATGATAGGTTCTAACATGTTCTACTTCTTACAGTTTATAGTGGGTCTTGAAGGTATGCCAAGAAGGTACGCGGACTACCCACCCATTGACAGCTGGATAAAACTCCACGAGCTTCAGACCATAGGTGCTATGATATTGGGCTTTGGTGTATTTGTGGCACTGCTAAACCTTATCCTTTCCACCAAACTTGGCAAAAAGGCGGAAGATAACCCATGGCAGTCACCTTCCCTTGAATGGCTCATACCTTCACCACCACCTCCCCACAACTTTGACAAGATACCCCATATGCCCGAAGACTGGGACCCATACAACTACGAATGGCTTGATAAGCATCACAAGAAATAA
- a CDS encoding heme-copper oxidase subunit III, with translation MAHQEVHHHHLGEHEYSYWPLPVGLAVLLVPLTFIALMVWQKPMLALIFGGVSLVLFVIGIAGWINEFFSKGHEEGLGMPAMMFFIVSEVVIFGTMFAGFYMARATHAEVWHQWVPKGINLTIPLILTFILWASSATIAIAEKLFEKGKNAASALFVLLTMVLGLAFMAIHIKEWLHLWHEGFTLSSNMYGTGFYMLTGIHTSHIVVGLLTMLVALFLLLSGKANEHKGHTYIRAITLYWHFVDIMWLLVASSAYLIGSLA, from the coding sequence ATGGCACACCAGGAGGTGCACCACCATCATTTAGGAGAGCATGAGTACAGCTATTGGCCTCTGCCCGTAGGGCTGGCTGTATTGCTTGTCCCCCTAACCTTTATAGCCCTGATGGTATGGCAGAAGCCCATGCTTGCCCTCATCTTTGGGGGTGTAAGCCTTGTCCTTTTCGTGATCGGCATAGCCGGGTGGATCAACGAGTTCTTCTCCAAAGGCCACGAAGAAGGGCTTGGTATGCCCGCCATGATGTTCTTTATAGTGTCCGAGGTGGTAATCTTCGGCACTATGTTTGCAGGTTTTTATATGGCAAGGGCAACCCACGCAGAAGTATGGCACCAGTGGGTTCCAAAAGGTATTAACTTGACCATACCCCTCATACTTACCTTTATCCTTTGGGCTTCAAGCGCCACCATAGCTATAGCAGAAAAACTTTTTGAAAAAGGTAAGAATGCCGCATCCGCCCTTTTTGTACTACTTACGATGGTTTTGGGTCTTGCCTTTATGGCTATACACATAAAGGAATGGCTCCATCTATGGCATGAAGGCTTTACCCTTAGCTCCAACATGTATGGCACAGGCTTTTATATGCTTACTGGCATACACACCTCACACATAGTGGTTGGTCTTCTCACCATGCTTGTGGCTCTATTTCTTCTGTTAAGTGGTAAGGCAAACGAGCACAAGGGTCATACTTACATAAGGGCCATAACCCTTTACTGGCACTTTGTGGATATTATGTGGCTTCTTGTGGCAAGCAGCGCTTACCTTATAGGCAGCTTAGCATGA
- a CDS encoding SCO family protein gives MRLFMLSLAFFTIAMAREPYEYGRYTSYYGEQDVSVVKIQEDLYIGKEIANVDVKTLKGKVSLKEFISNKPTALLFAYYTCDTVCPITAQNLYKASKSLSKEYRYVILSFDERDNLETMKSFMLRNFGTTDIPENWLVGVLSKEDIKRLTQSVGYKFYYIDRDKIFIHPNVTIFLSPEGEVMRYLYGPFLKEKDVNLAFIDAQREKPSINNLVDLAVLACYRYDHARSRYVIDPTLIFAGLGIFGLFSTLSLAYFYSRHKKEVHQ, from the coding sequence ATGAGGCTTTTCATGCTTTCCTTGGCCTTTTTTACCATTGCCATGGCAAGGGAGCCTTATGAGTACGGTAGGTATACAAGCTATTATGGTGAGCAGGATGTAAGCGTGGTAAAAATACAAGAAGACCTCTACATAGGGAAAGAAATAGCCAACGTGGATGTAAAAACCCTAAAGGGAAAAGTGAGTTTAAAGGAGTTTATCTCCAATAAGCCCACAGCCCTCCTATTTGCATACTATACTTGCGATACTGTCTGCCCTATAACAGCGCAAAACCTTTATAAGGCATCAAAAAGCTTATCTAAAGAGTACAGGTATGTGATACTGTCCTTTGATGAGAGGGATAACCTTGAAACGATGAAAAGCTTTATGCTAAGGAACTTTGGCACCACAGACATACCAGAAAACTGGCTTGTGGGTGTACTATCCAAGGAAGACATAAAAAGGCTTACTCAGTCGGTAGGATACAAGTTTTACTACATAGACAGAGACAAAATCTTTATTCATCCAAACGTAACCATATTCCTATCGCCAGAGGGCGAGGTGATGAGATACTTGTATGGGCCCTTTTTGAAGGAGAAGGATGTAAACCTTGCCTTCATAGATGCCCAAAGGGAAAAGCCCTCAATAAACAACCTTGTTGACCTTGCTGTGCTTGCCTGCTACAGGTATGACCATGCACGTAGCAGGTACGTGATAGACCCAACTTTAATCTTTGCAGGCCTTGGCATATTTGGCCTCTTTTCAACCCTTTCTCTTGCATACTTTTATAGCAGACATAAAAAGGAGGTGCACCAATGA